Proteins encoded in a region of the Planctomycetaceae bacterium genome:
- a CDS encoding dicarboxylate/amino acid:cation symporter has product MDPHTEPSKTQRQRWPLHFRILAAMVVGTVIGLALNPGKIPLTQDVHLQVTRSDEGISVQETVTGAEDGDAAAILFRESFASDDEFRRSYPRLMELLGENDTVQVPVTDGVARVQHEMSGTTVIWQRKHNEVPAVSQFSAREIDQLPAFWKQIATEHPPGVTHQVISLVRFIGDLFLRLLKMVTVPLIATSLITGVAGLGAHGGFGRMFGRTLFYYLGTSLLAITTGIILVNIIQPGVGATLPGGGRTISSPEGTLGEILIAQLLRMIPQNPVQAFANGEFLSIISFSILFGMFINVVGGDSGKRLADFFDAAFHVMMRMTTWIIGFAPIGVFAFMLYATATQGFEIFGILAKYMITVFLALLIHGCVTLPVLVRIFGRRSPVAFAKAMTPSLLTAFSTASSNAALPLTMSCVEQRAGVSNRTSSFVLPLGATINMDGTALYEAVAVLFIAQATPGFDLTLAQQITVAITALLASVGAAGIPHAGLVMMAIVLQAVGLPLESQGIIIAVDRILDMCRTTVNVWSDSCGCAVIDRVTNSPQSES; this is encoded by the coding sequence ATGGATCCCCACACCGAACCGTCGAAAACGCAGCGCCAGCGCTGGCCTCTCCATTTCCGAATTCTGGCAGCCATGGTGGTTGGGACGGTCATCGGACTGGCCCTGAATCCCGGCAAAATTCCACTCACACAGGATGTTCATCTTCAGGTGACCCGTTCTGATGAGGGGATTTCGGTTCAGGAAACCGTCACGGGCGCCGAGGATGGTGATGCGGCCGCCATTCTATTTCGTGAATCGTTTGCAAGTGACGATGAATTTCGACGCAGCTATCCCCGACTGATGGAGCTGCTGGGAGAAAACGATACCGTGCAGGTGCCAGTCACCGATGGTGTCGCCCGTGTTCAGCACGAAATGAGCGGAACGACCGTCATCTGGCAGAGGAAACACAACGAGGTTCCCGCAGTCAGCCAGTTTTCGGCACGAGAAATTGATCAGCTGCCAGCCTTCTGGAAGCAGATTGCGACTGAACATCCGCCCGGAGTCACGCACCAGGTGATCTCACTGGTCCGGTTTATCGGCGATTTGTTTCTTCGCCTGTTAAAAATGGTGACGGTGCCTCTGATTGCGACTTCGCTGATCACAGGAGTCGCCGGCTTGGGTGCACACGGCGGATTCGGGCGTATGTTCGGGCGGACACTGTTTTACTACCTCGGCACCAGCCTTCTGGCGATTACCACCGGCATCATTCTGGTCAACATCATTCAGCCCGGAGTCGGCGCAACACTGCCGGGCGGCGGCCGTACGATCTCTTCTCCTGAAGGGACCCTGGGAGAAATCCTGATTGCGCAGCTCCTTCGAATGATTCCTCAAAACCCGGTGCAGGCGTTTGCAAATGGCGAATTCCTCTCCATCATCTCTTTCTCAATTCTGTTTGGAATGTTCATCAACGTCGTGGGGGGCGATTCGGGAAAGCGACTGGCAGATTTTTTCGATGCGGCATTTCATGTCATGATGCGAATGACAACGTGGATTATCGGATTTGCTCCGATCGGTGTCTTCGCATTCATGCTGTATGCAACAGCGACTCAGGGATTTGAGATCTTCGGTATCCTTGCCAAATATATGATCACCGTCTTCCTCGCGTTGTTGATTCACGGCTGTGTGACTCTTCCAGTTCTGGTTCGCATTTTCGGGCGACGCAGTCCGGTGGCATTTGCGAAGGCGATGACGCCTTCACTATTGACGGCATTCTCAACCGCTTCTTCAAATGCAGCGTTGCCGTTGACCATGAGTTGCGTGGAACAGCGGGCCGGTGTCTCCAATCGCACGAGTTCCTTCGTTTTGCCTCTGGGGGCAACGATCAACATGGATGGCACCGCTCTTTACGAAGCCGTCGCAGTTTTGTTTATCGCACAGGCAACGCCGGGATTTGATCTGACTCTGGCGCAGCAGATCACGGTCGCGATTACCGCCCTGCTGGCCAGTGTGGGCGCTGCAGGAATTCCACACGCAGGACTGGTCATGATGGCCATTGTCCTGCAGGCTGTCGGGCTGCCTCTGGAATCACAGGGCATCATTATCGCAGTGGATCGAATCCTGGACATGTGCCGCACCACCGTGAACGTGTGGAGTGATTCGTGTGGGTGTGCCGTCATTGATCGGGTGACGAATTCGCCCCAATCCGAGTCATAA
- a CDS encoding peptidylprolyl isomerase, translating to MVLTTGCTGRTIKVDNPVFDNAPPRKSLVNSASSDRGVGMASLSDEGVQPVGFSPTSTAPMSATTIVALVNSRPVFLDDVAGDYRKLLESKSELTTDQRNYLLRQHLEKQLPDYVRQEVVVQTLRQKVPADRQKMITDSLEPMFQQITENIKAERELNSDQEFAELLASQGMTVARLRDQFVRVQMVNGYIATLANPPKSVDRTDMVKYYREHIDDYTTEEQVRVAEIIVRFDSHGGQTGASEVMQSVLKQLESGRSFGDVAEAFSDALSSEKKGDIGWIQQGSFADKELEQMLFQLPEGRMTRVLTREDRLELFYITSHRSRTTVAFEDLQKEIEKAILKEKAEAAKDRVIDDLMAKATVETMFDEGFRGHTQF from the coding sequence ATGGTGCTGACAACCGGATGCACCGGACGAACGATCAAAGTCGACAATCCGGTCTTCGACAATGCTCCGCCTCGCAAGTCTCTGGTGAACAGTGCTTCAAGCGATCGTGGGGTGGGAATGGCAAGTCTTTCAGATGAAGGCGTGCAGCCCGTCGGTTTTTCGCCGACCAGCACAGCACCAATGAGCGCGACAACAATCGTGGCTCTGGTCAATAGCCGCCCGGTTTTCCTGGATGACGTTGCTGGTGACTACCGAAAGCTGCTCGAATCAAAAAGCGAACTGACGACAGATCAGCGGAATTATCTCCTGCGTCAGCATTTGGAAAAACAGTTGCCGGATTACGTCCGTCAGGAAGTGGTCGTGCAGACACTCCGGCAAAAAGTTCCTGCGGATCGTCAGAAGATGATTACAGATTCCCTGGAACCGATGTTTCAGCAGATTACAGAAAACATCAAAGCCGAACGTGAGCTGAACTCCGACCAGGAGTTTGCAGAGCTGCTCGCCAGTCAGGGGATGACAGTGGCCCGACTGAGGGATCAGTTTGTGCGGGTTCAAATGGTCAACGGTTACATTGCCACACTGGCTAATCCTCCAAAGTCTGTCGATCGAACAGACATGGTTAAGTATTATCGCGAACACATCGACGATTACACGACGGAAGAACAGGTGCGTGTCGCGGAGATTATTGTTCGCTTCGATTCGCACGGAGGTCAGACAGGTGCGAGCGAAGTCATGCAGTCGGTTCTGAAACAATTGGAATCCGGACGAAGTTTCGGGGATGTTGCCGAAGCATTCTCAGACGCATTAAGCTCAGAAAAGAAGGGCGATATTGGATGGATTCAGCAGGGATCTTTCGCAGATAAGGAACTGGAACAAATGCTGTTTCAGTTACCGGAAGGTCGCATGACACGCGTACTGACGCGTGAGGATCGACTTGAACTCTTCTATATCACCAGCCACCGCAGCCGGACGACTGTCGCGTTCGAAGACCTGCAGAAAGAAATTGAAAAGGCGATCCTGAAAGAAAAGGCCGAAGCGGCCAAAGATCGTGTCATCGACGACCTGATGGCCAAAGCCACCGTCGAAACCATGTTCGATGAAGGATTTCGCGGCCACACGCAGTTCTGA
- a CDS encoding methyltransferase, with translation MKSVADRLIIEACGELLGPNVLVVLLNGTTLATGLRETRPDFSYTFFTPEHFFFQTLQTFHSECRSMDPDSAEQTSAISDFALLSLGQDSKTEMEVRLLCDVDPPTGPYDSIAFPTNAIGSAEQTQELLQICHLRLKLGGRLVASTNNPKDKWLHAQLRSIFDKVTVSSHRDGVVYIARKQEHLKKEKDFSSTFAFRFREQLVSVRSRPGVFSHRKVDGGARSLIRSLDLLVPSDDEPNRAFDARKIVDLGCGCGAVAAAAALQYPEAQVLAVDSHTRAIESTRRTATANGLNNVSTMLASDAIIPEPNSWDLFLTNPPYYSDYRISEVFIQSARIALRPGGRIHLVTKLTDWHEARLNQLFRDVQVHRIGEYDVLTARKR, from the coding sequence ATGAAGTCGGTAGCCGATCGACTGATCATTGAAGCGTGCGGGGAGTTGCTGGGACCGAATGTTCTGGTTGTTCTGCTCAATGGGACGACGCTCGCCACGGGACTACGCGAAACGCGACCAGATTTCAGTTATACATTCTTTACGCCAGAGCATTTCTTCTTTCAGACACTTCAGACATTTCATTCTGAATGTCGGTCCATGGATCCGGATTCCGCCGAACAGACGTCGGCGATTTCAGACTTCGCCCTCCTGAGTTTGGGGCAAGACTCAAAAACGGAGATGGAAGTACGCCTGTTGTGCGATGTGGATCCCCCGACCGGGCCCTATGACAGTATTGCTTTCCCGACCAATGCGATTGGCTCGGCCGAACAGACTCAGGAATTGCTTCAGATCTGCCACCTGCGTTTGAAGCTGGGTGGTCGACTTGTCGCATCGACCAACAATCCCAAAGACAAATGGCTGCATGCTCAACTTCGTTCGATCTTTGACAAAGTCACGGTTTCAAGCCATCGAGACGGTGTCGTATACATCGCCAGAAAGCAGGAACACTTAAAGAAAGAAAAAGATTTCAGTTCGACTTTTGCATTTCGTTTCCGCGAACAGCTTGTCTCCGTCAGAAGTCGCCCGGGAGTCTTCAGCCACCGCAAAGTCGATGGAGGCGCGAGATCGCTCATTCGATCTCTTGACCTTCTGGTCCCGTCGGACGACGAACCAAACCGCGCATTTGATGCGAGGAAAATCGTTGATCTTGGATGTGGCTGTGGCGCCGTGGCCGCAGCTGCAGCATTGCAGTATCCGGAAGCACAGGTGCTGGCGGTTGACAGTCATACTCGAGCCATCGAATCGACTCGCCGGACCGCGACGGCGAATGGACTGAACAACGTAAGCACGATGCTGGCCTCAGATGCCATCATTCCGGAACCGAACAGCTGGGATCTGTTCCTGACGAATCCTCCGTACTATTCTGACTACCGCATTTCAGAGGTCTTCATTCAGTCTGCTCGGATTGCCTTGCGGCCAGGTGGACGTATTCACCTGGTGACCAAACTTACGGACTGGCACGAAGCCCGACTGAACCAGCTGTTTCGCGATGTCCAGGTTCACCGAATTGGTGAATATGATGTCCTGACCGCTCGTAAGCGATGA
- the recG gene encoding ATP-dependent DNA helicase RecG — MTTFGNSTSSAGESSSDPLMTPVQFVPKVGPRRAELLANLNIRTAQDLLFHMPTSVNDFTDVRAVPRLEPDVEQSVHGRVVDRDTRFLSKGRTLVGIMLNCNGHFVRGVWFNQPWIFRKYFDNQHLVFSGKPQRKNGQWQFNSPRVHVLSDDDDIENATGVLPRYPLTDGIRMDGMRRMTRSVVEHYAHFIPDGLPEAYRERHRLPDLQTALKWLHAPASMEEFNAARHRILLDDLLEFQLGMALRRRIWNHRLRAEPIPVSAKVDARIRRLFDFRFTKGQDSAISEITADIRNNQPMHRLLQADVGAGKTAIAVYAMLAAVAAGFQTVLMAPTEVLATQHWETFNELLAESRVKRTFLIGGLTTAQRRDRLAGIASGDISLVIGTQAVIQEAVHFRRLALAVIDEQHRFGVRQRAGFASGTFSPHVLVMTATPIPRSLCLTRFGDLDVSLIRELPPGRQKVITSRVQDEADQAKAWDFVRRQIGIGRQAYVVCPRIEEQNEDDTASAEAVYKQLTAGELSGLKVELLHGRMDRDQRHEVMDRFRSGETHILVSTTVIEVGVNVPNSTIMVIQQAERFGLAQLHQLRGRICRGSFQGYCFLFSNAETPDAVERLSAMEQSSDGFELAEKDAELRGPGDVLGLRQSGSMPLRVANPVRDIHLLTIARRMAQDLVDSEAFDQPEFRALKTTVLDRFGEALDLPQTG; from the coding sequence ATGACAACGTTCGGAAACAGCACTTCCTCTGCAGGTGAATCATCGTCAGATCCATTGATGACACCGGTTCAGTTTGTTCCAAAAGTCGGCCCCAGGCGAGCTGAATTGCTCGCGAATCTGAACATCCGAACTGCTCAGGACCTGTTGTTTCATATGCCGACCAGTGTGAACGACTTTACGGACGTTCGTGCTGTCCCACGCCTGGAGCCTGATGTGGAACAATCCGTCCACGGTCGGGTTGTCGATCGCGACACACGATTTCTGTCCAAAGGCCGGACTCTGGTTGGCATCATGCTGAACTGCAATGGCCACTTTGTACGGGGTGTCTGGTTTAATCAGCCATGGATCTTCAGAAAGTATTTTGATAATCAACATCTGGTCTTCAGTGGCAAGCCTCAGAGAAAGAACGGGCAATGGCAGTTCAACAGCCCGCGCGTTCATGTGTTGTCCGATGACGACGATATCGAAAACGCTACGGGGGTTCTCCCTCGGTATCCACTCACTGATGGGATCCGGATGGACGGCATGCGGCGTATGACGCGTTCCGTCGTCGAGCACTACGCCCATTTCATTCCTGACGGATTGCCGGAGGCTTATCGTGAGCGGCATCGGCTTCCCGATTTGCAAACCGCGCTGAAATGGCTGCATGCTCCCGCTTCGATGGAAGAATTCAACGCGGCACGTCATCGCATTCTTCTGGATGATTTGCTGGAGTTTCAGTTAGGAATGGCATTACGTCGTCGCATCTGGAATCACAGACTTCGCGCAGAACCGATTCCGGTCAGCGCGAAGGTCGATGCCAGAATCCGACGGCTGTTCGACTTTCGATTCACGAAGGGACAGGATTCTGCCATCAGTGAAATTACAGCCGACATCAGGAATAACCAACCGATGCACCGACTGCTGCAGGCCGATGTTGGCGCTGGAAAAACGGCCATCGCTGTTTACGCGATGCTGGCGGCCGTTGCCGCCGGATTTCAGACGGTTCTGATGGCTCCAACAGAAGTGCTCGCTACGCAGCACTGGGAAACCTTTAATGAGCTACTTGCCGAAAGTCGGGTGAAGCGGACATTTCTGATTGGGGGACTGACGACAGCTCAGCGCAGAGATCGACTGGCGGGAATTGCCAGTGGAGACATCAGTCTGGTCATCGGTACCCAGGCAGTGATTCAGGAAGCCGTTCATTTCAGAAGACTGGCTCTTGCTGTCATCGACGAACAACACCGATTCGGTGTTCGGCAACGTGCCGGGTTTGCCAGTGGCACGTTCAGTCCGCATGTGCTTGTCATGACGGCAACTCCCATTCCTCGCAGCCTGTGCCTGACGCGATTCGGGGACCTGGATGTTTCGCTGATTCGAGAGCTTCCACCTGGTCGTCAGAAAGTGATCACGTCACGTGTCCAGGATGAAGCAGATCAGGCAAAAGCCTGGGATTTTGTTCGTCGGCAGATTGGCATCGGTCGCCAGGCCTACGTCGTTTGCCCCCGTATTGAAGAACAGAACGAAGACGACACCGCTTCGGCAGAGGCCGTCTACAAACAATTGACGGCGGGAGAACTTTCCGGACTGAAGGTGGAATTACTGCACGGCCGAATGGATCGCGATCAGCGGCACGAAGTCATGGACCGTTTTCGATCCGGAGAGACACACATACTGGTTTCTACAACTGTCATTGAAGTGGGCGTCAATGTTCCAAATTCCACCATTATGGTCATCCAGCAGGCAGAACGATTTGGGCTGGCACAACTTCACCAGCTGCGAGGCCGGATCTGTCGAGGCAGTTTTCAGGGGTACTGCTTCCTGTTTTCAAATGCCGAGACCCCGGATGCGGTGGAACGCCTGAGTGCCATGGAGCAGTCATCCGATGGATTTGAGCTCGCGGAAAAGGACGCCGAATTACGCGGGCCTGGAGACGTGCTCGGCCTGCGGCAAAGCGGTTCGATGCCATTGCGGGTTGCGAATCCCGTCAGGGATATTCACCTGCTGACAATTGCCCGCCGAATGGCTCAGGATCTGGTGGATTCCGAAGCATTCGACCAACCGGAATTCCGTGCACTGAAGACGACGGTTCTGGATCGATTCGGCGAAGCGCTGGACCTGCCTCAGACAGGTTAA
- a CDS encoding polysaccharide pyruvyl transferase family protein → MPSFRRREFLSALAIGAVNCPSVFGASRRPAHVLLRSSWQTVNIGDIAHTPGVLRILETHLPEIDVTLWPSRVDNGVEKLLQDRFPRLKIVKTSDDLKQAFNNCDFLLHGSGPSLVAEKDVIRWKEATRKPYGIYGITLPSRNSTSTSSTSEELMARTIDVLSEARFVFFRDSHSLALAKQKGCTAPVMQFGPDGAFACDLRDDERAGNFLRQHQLEAGRFLCCIPRLRYTPYWTIKNVPFDEVKHARNEAMKEHDHAQLRKSIVQVVKETALKILLCPEDRTQMTVGREMLLEPLPEEVRKRVVWRPDYWLTGEAVSTYTQSAGLFGNEMHSPIMCIGHGIPAIVCRWAEQTSKGYMWEDIGLQEWLFDLDQPGDVEHIAPTVLQMALQPDASRLKAEAARKRVEEYQSSSMDVLRSVLASL, encoded by the coding sequence ATGCCATCGTTTCGACGTCGAGAATTCCTGTCTGCTCTGGCCATCGGAGCAGTCAATTGTCCGTCCGTTTTTGGGGCCAGTCGCCGCCCCGCACATGTTTTATTGCGGTCTTCCTGGCAGACGGTCAATATCGGTGATATTGCTCATACACCGGGCGTCCTGCGAATTCTTGAAACTCACCTGCCGGAGATCGACGTAACCTTATGGCCAAGTCGCGTAGATAATGGCGTAGAGAAATTGCTTCAGGATCGATTTCCCAGGCTGAAGATCGTGAAAACTTCGGATGATCTGAAGCAGGCGTTTAACAACTGTGACTTTCTGCTTCACGGATCAGGCCCTTCACTCGTGGCCGAAAAGGATGTCATTCGCTGGAAAGAAGCGACCCGGAAGCCCTATGGCATTTATGGGATCACCCTGCCGTCGCGGAATTCAACGTCGACAAGTTCAACGTCCGAAGAATTAATGGCCCGGACAATCGATGTGCTCAGCGAAGCTCGATTCGTATTTTTTCGTGACTCGCATTCGCTTGCACTGGCCAAACAGAAAGGGTGCACGGCTCCCGTGATGCAGTTTGGTCCGGATGGTGCATTTGCCTGTGATTTGAGGGATGACGAACGGGCTGGGAATTTTCTGAGACAACATCAACTGGAAGCGGGACGGTTCCTGTGCTGCATTCCCCGACTTCGCTACACACCTTACTGGACGATTAAGAATGTGCCGTTCGACGAGGTCAAGCATGCACGCAACGAAGCCATGAAAGAACACGACCATGCTCAATTGCGGAAGTCGATTGTCCAGGTCGTTAAAGAAACCGCTTTGAAGATTCTGCTGTGCCCGGAAGATCGGACGCAGATGACCGTTGGTCGGGAAATGCTTCTGGAACCACTGCCAGAGGAAGTGCGAAAACGCGTCGTCTGGCGGCCGGACTATTGGCTGACGGGTGAAGCCGTCAGCACTTACACCCAAAGTGCGGGGCTGTTCGGCAACGAAATGCACTCACCCATCATGTGTATTGGACACGGCATACCAGCAATCGTTTGTCGCTGGGCAGAGCAGACATCCAAGGGTTATATGTGGGAAGATATCGGGCTTCAGGAATGGCTGTTTGATTTGGACCAACCCGGGGATGTTGAGCATATTGCGCCGACTGTCCTGCAGATGGCGCTGCAGCCGGACGCCTCAAGACTCAAAGCCGAGGCTGCCCGGAAACGCGTAGAAGAATACCAAAGCAGCTCCATGGATGTCCTGAGAAGCGTTCTGGCATCTCTTTAG
- a CDS encoding PSD1 and planctomycete cytochrome C domain-containing protein, with protein sequence MKYLSFCMTLVTLLSPGPADSTLAVAQGPITDEVAKVRYSRDIKPILAANCFSCHGADEEHREADLRLDTFENATARRDSGTAIVPGAAEKSEVMARILSHDDDLRMPPADSGKKISAEEVEILRRWIQQGAAYEKHWAFQTPERPIPPTVESSDGAPVVHPVDAFIQSRLESEGLVPSPMADARQAFRRLSLDLIGLPPTLEELAEFDALEEQSGRAAAWNHQIDRLLASPHYGEKWGRHWLDAARYADSDGFEKDKPRFVWFYRDWVVKSLNDDLPYDQFLIQQLAGDLLPNRTQDQLVATGFLRNSMINEEGGVDPEQFRMEAMFDRMDAIGKAMLGLTIQCSQCHNHKYDPLSQREYYQLFAFLNNCDEAQATVYTQTQLNERNRILAEIRQLEDQARAMIPGVDQRLADWSSGLAKPLPTWDIIRPELDSSGGQKHYLLDDGSILAQGYAPTRHTTEFTGQTSFRKLTGFRIELLNDGNLPHGGPGRSVDGLSALTEFNVQVQPLRADGNPDPAAKAVKVKFLRATADVNPPERLLDTIYDDKSNKKRVTGPIEYAIDGDNLTAWGQDIGGGRSNVPRNAVFVPERPLESEHGFRVTFRLVQMHGGWNSDDNQNNNLGRFRLSVADHEDPQADLIPATVREIAKQSIDQWTRQQHRDVFSTWRLQQAELQDLNSSIESLWQKHPQGTTQLVLQQKAKPRDTYLLTRGDFLKPADQVFPGVPKWLNDQPVDGSSRLTFARWIANRDSPTTARAIVNRIWQEYFGTGIVQTTEDLGTQGEFPVHPELLDWLAVELMDHGWSLKHIHRLIVSSSTYQQSSRVSPELYARDPDNRLLARGPRVRVSGEIVRDIALSASGLLNRRIGGPGVYPPAPDFLFQPPASYGPKTWNLETGEDRYRRAIYTFRFRSVPYPVLENFDTPRGDTACVRRNRSNTPLQALTTLNEELFVDCARSLALNAVLDCANRQMQHTADSSEFTRVVHTMMQRCLARNPSDAESSALRSFWNLQIQNSNRRAMRSLATGRHRSRKPSRIAGRNDSPEAGRMDRGCQSDPEPG encoded by the coding sequence ATGAAGTATCTGTCCTTCTGCATGACACTGGTGACTCTGTTGAGCCCGGGGCCAGCGGATTCGACGCTTGCGGTTGCCCAAGGCCCCATCACTGACGAAGTTGCCAAAGTCCGTTATTCTCGCGACATCAAACCGATTCTCGCGGCGAATTGTTTTTCGTGCCATGGGGCAGATGAGGAGCACCGCGAGGCTGACCTGCGATTAGATACGTTTGAAAACGCCACTGCACGACGCGATTCTGGTACCGCAATTGTTCCGGGAGCAGCCGAAAAGAGCGAAGTGATGGCTCGCATTCTGAGCCACGATGACGACCTGAGGATGCCGCCGGCTGACAGTGGCAAGAAGATTTCAGCGGAAGAGGTTGAAATACTGCGCCGGTGGATTCAGCAGGGGGCGGCTTACGAGAAGCACTGGGCATTTCAGACACCAGAACGACCAATCCCTCCAACGGTTGAATCATCTGACGGCGCCCCCGTGGTTCATCCTGTCGACGCATTTATTCAATCGCGTTTGGAATCTGAAGGATTGGTGCCCTCGCCGATGGCAGACGCCCGCCAGGCGTTTCGCCGGCTCAGCCTGGATTTGATCGGCCTGCCACCAACGCTCGAAGAACTTGCAGAATTCGACGCGTTGGAAGAACAATCCGGCCGAGCCGCTGCATGGAATCACCAAATCGATCGTTTGCTGGCGTCTCCGCACTATGGCGAGAAATGGGGACGTCACTGGCTGGATGCGGCCCGCTACGCCGATTCGGATGGTTTCGAAAAAGACAAGCCCCGGTTTGTCTGGTTCTATCGCGACTGGGTCGTGAAATCGCTGAACGACGACTTGCCGTACGATCAGTTCCTGATCCAGCAACTGGCAGGGGATTTGTTACCCAATCGCACTCAGGATCAGCTTGTGGCAACAGGCTTCCTCCGCAATTCAATGATTAACGAAGAAGGTGGCGTGGATCCCGAGCAGTTTCGAATGGAAGCCATGTTCGACCGGATGGATGCGATCGGCAAAGCGATGCTCGGTCTGACCATTCAGTGCTCGCAGTGCCATAACCACAAGTACGATCCGCTGTCTCAGCGTGAGTACTACCAGTTGTTTGCATTTCTGAATAATTGTGACGAGGCGCAGGCGACCGTCTACACGCAGACGCAGCTGAACGAACGCAATCGAATTCTTGCCGAGATCCGGCAACTGGAGGACCAGGCGCGGGCGATGATTCCTGGCGTTGATCAGCGTCTTGCCGACTGGTCGTCCGGGCTCGCGAAACCTCTTCCGACATGGGACATCATTCGACCGGAACTTGACAGCAGTGGAGGCCAGAAACACTACCTGCTGGATGACGGAAGTATTCTGGCTCAGGGCTATGCGCCAACACGACACACAACGGAATTTACAGGGCAGACCAGTTTCCGAAAGCTCACCGGTTTCCGGATCGAACTGCTGAATGATGGAAATCTGCCGCACGGCGGGCCGGGACGTTCCGTCGATGGGTTATCCGCGTTAACCGAATTCAATGTTCAGGTTCAGCCGTTACGGGCCGATGGTAATCCGGATCCTGCTGCGAAGGCTGTGAAAGTTAAATTTCTCCGAGCAACGGCAGACGTCAATCCTCCCGAACGTCTACTGGATACCATTTACGATGATAAATCGAATAAGAAGCGAGTGACCGGGCCAATTGAATACGCAATTGATGGAGACAATCTGACGGCATGGGGGCAGGATATTGGCGGCGGGCGAAGCAACGTGCCACGCAATGCCGTGTTTGTGCCGGAACGACCACTCGAAAGTGAGCACGGGTTTCGAGTGACATTCAGGCTGGTTCAGATGCATGGCGGCTGGAACAGCGACGACAACCAGAACAACAATCTGGGACGCTTTCGACTCTCGGTGGCCGACCACGAGGATCCTCAGGCCGACTTAATACCGGCCACGGTTCGCGAGATCGCGAAACAATCCATTGATCAATGGACTCGACAGCAACACCGAGATGTCTTCAGCACGTGGCGTCTGCAGCAAGCGGAACTGCAGGACCTGAATTCCTCCATCGAATCACTTTGGCAGAAGCACCCGCAGGGAACAACACAGCTCGTGCTTCAGCAGAAAGCGAAACCCCGGGACACATATCTGCTCACTCGTGGCGACTTTCTGAAACCAGCCGATCAGGTTTTTCCCGGCGTGCCGAAATGGCTGAATGACCAGCCAGTCGATGGTTCCAGTCGGTTGACTTTTGCGCGATGGATCGCGAATCGTGATTCGCCAACGACAGCGCGTGCCATCGTTAATCGAATCTGGCAGGAGTACTTTGGCACGGGCATTGTCCAAACCACGGAAGATCTGGGCACTCAGGGGGAATTCCCGGTGCACCCGGAATTGCTCGACTGGCTGGCCGTTGAACTCATGGATCACGGCTGGAGCCTGAAGCACATTCATCGTCTGATTGTGAGTTCCTCAACCTACCAGCAGTCCTCGCGCGTCAGTCCGGAACTCTATGCTCGTGATCCGGACAATCGTCTGCTGGCTCGCGGACCGCGGGTTCGCGTTTCCGGAGAGATTGTTCGCGATATCGCTTTGAGCGCAAGTGGCCTGTTGAATCGACGCATCGGAGGACCGGGAGTCTATCCTCCGGCGCCGGATTTTCTGTTTCAGCCGCCCGCCAGCTACGGTCCAAAGACCTGGAACCTGGAAACCGGTGAAGATCGATACCGTCGGGCGATTTACACGTTCCGTTTTCGATCTGTTCCTTACCCGGTCCTGGAAAACTTCGACACGCCGCGAGGCGATACGGCCTGTGTCCGCAGAAATCGCTCAAATACGCCTCTGCAGGCCTTAACAACGCTGAACGAAGAACTGTTTGTCGATTGCGCCCGGTCTCTGGCGTTGAATGCTGTCCTGGATTGCGCCAATCGACAGATGCAGCACACCGCGGACAGTTCTGAATTCACCCGGGTTGTTCATACTATGATGCAGCGGTGCCTTGCCAGAAACCCGTCAGACGCCGAATCATCTGCCCTGCGTTCTTTCTGGAATCTTCAGATTCAAAATTCGAATCGAAGAGCAATGAGAAGCCTGGCAACTGGCCGCCATCGATCCCGCAAGCCCTCCCGTATTGCCGGAAGAAATGACTCCCCAGAAGCTGGCCGCATGGACCGCGGTTGCCAGAGTGATCCTGAACCTGGATGA